In the genome of Dysgonomonadaceae bacterium zrk40, the window AGTTCATCTGGCCGCTGGTGGCTGTCTCTTCCGAGAGCATGCGTCCGATCACCACCGGGCTTACCCTTTTCAACCAGGAATTCTTTACCCAATGGAATCTCACAGCCGTGGGCGGCATGCTTCTGTTCCTGCCCTGCTTCCTGCTCTTCGTCATCATGCAACGCTATTTCGTGCAGAGTGTCATGCTCTCCGGCATGAAGTGAGGAAGAGGCCATGACGAAAAAGACGAAATGCCCGAATGTGCTGATCTTCTTCACCGACCAGCAGCGCTGGGACACGGTTGGCGCCCATGGCAACCCTCTGGATCTCACCCCCAATTTCGACATGATGGCCGAAAAGGGACGCTTCATCCGCAACTCCTTTACCTGCCAGCCGGTCTGCGGCCCCGCCCGCTCCGCCTTCCAGACGGGCAAATACCCGACCACGACCGGTTGCTACCGCAATGACATACCGCTGCCCCCCGGCGAAAAGACGCTTGCGCACTATTTCGGCGAGGCCGGCTACGAAACCGGCTATATCGGCAAATGGCATCTGGCGGAGACCGACCCCGTGCCCCAGAGTCAGCAGGGCGGCTATGACGAATGGCTTGCAGCCAATATCCTGGAGTTCACCTCCTGGCCGTATCAAACCGATCTCTTCGATCGCAAAGGCGAGCGCCATCGTCTGCCGGGCTACCGGGTCGATGCGCTGGCCGATGCGGCAATCCGCCATATCGACCGGGCGCGCGACAAACCCTTCTTCCTGTTCCTCTCCTTCCTGGAGCCGCACCATCAGAACCAGCACGACAATTACCCGGCGCCGGTTGGCTACGCGGAGCGGATCGCGCGGCGGATCACATCCTACCCTTCCGACCTCGACACGCTGGGCGGCACGACGAAGGAG includes:
- a CDS encoding sulfatase-like hydrolase/transferase, producing MTKKTKCPNVLIFFTDQQRWDTVGAHGNPLDLTPNFDMMAEKGRFIRNSFTCQPVCGPARSAFQTGKYPTTTGCYRNDIPLPPGEKTLAHYFGEAGYETGYIGKWHLAETDPVPQSQQGGYDEWLAANILEFTSWPYQTDLFDRKGERHRLPGYRVDALADAAIRHIDRARDKPFFLFLSFLEPHHQNQHDNYPAPVGYAERIARRITSYPSDLDTLGGTTKEHYHGYMGMVARLDEAFGRIIDALISRGELDNTIILFTSDHGCHFKTRNAEYKRSCHEASIRVPTLLAGPGLDGKGDITRAASLIDLPPTLLDAAGIEIPAAMEGRSLLRPTDRPEDEVFIQISESQVGRALRAGRWKYCVADPDADGWSDSASRRYVETHLYDLERDPAELDNLVAAPDYAGVRDELAKRLAARIIAAGEAPAEIVPGN